Part of the bacterium genome is shown below.
GCCGACGAGAAGGAAGCCAATGCCATCGCCCAGCGTTTGTGTGACCAGGGGGTGGCCGGAGTGGTGGGGCACTACAACAGCCACTGCTCCATCGCCGGCAGCCGGATCTACAACCAGAGGATGATCCCCCAGATCACGCCTTCGTCCACCAACCCCAAGTTCACCCAGCAGGGGTTTGACAATGTGTTCCGGACCTGCGGCCGCGACGACCAGCAGGGCAGGATAGCCGCCGACTACGCCTTCAACGTCATGAAGGTCAAGAAAGTGGCCATCTTCTCCGACGGCACCACCTACGGGCTGGGGCTGGCCGAGGAGTTCAAAAAATCAATTTTGCTGAACAACAAACCCAAGAAGGTGGAAGTGACCATAGTGGCCGAAGCCCAGATCCCGGTGATCACCGAAGGCAAAGCTCCGGACTACGGTCCGCTGCTGGATCCCCTGATCAGCTACCAGCCCGACCTGATCTATTTCGGCGGCAGTTACCCCGAAGGGGCCATGCTGATCCGGCAGGTCAAGGAACGCCGGCTGGCGGCGGCCTTCATGTCCGGCGATGCCATCGCCAATTCGGAGCTGATCAAGCGGGGCGGGGTGGCCACCGAGGGAATATACTTCACCTTCGGTCCGGCGGTGGAGGACATGCCCCAGGCCGGCAGGTTCTACGATTCCTTCAAGGCCCGCTACGG
Proteins encoded:
- a CDS encoding branched-chain amino acid ABC transporter substrate-binding protein, producing WTDKMKKTTTILLTAGILASLVFSGCGPGGQQIKIGVAGPLTGEQGKAGQDLLHGVQLAVSECNARGGVLGKRVVIIAGDDRADEKEANAIAQRLCDQGVAGVVGHYNSHCSIAGSRIYNQRMIPQITPSSTNPKFTQQGFDNVFRTCGRDDQQGRIAADYAFNVMKVKKVAIFSDGTTYGLGLAEEFKKSILLNNKPKKVEVTIVAEAQIPVITEGKAPDYGPLLDPLISYQPDLIYFGGSYPEGAMLIRQVKERRLAAAFMSGDAIANSELIKRGGVATEGIYFTFGPAVEDMPQAGRFYDSFKARYGELGPYSVYAYDAATVLLKSIELAGTTSGDSLVKVIHSAKFAGAMGELEFDGNGDIKAAPYVLWTVKGGEFGPVKAEVQVQ